From the Brachyhypopomus gauderio isolate BG-103 chromosome 5, BGAUD_0.2, whole genome shotgun sequence genome, one window contains:
- the rassf7a gene encoding ras association domain-containing protein 7 has translation MELKVWVDGVVRVVCGLSEETSCQDVVIALAQAIGQTGRYVLIQRLRDTERQLQATERPLESLAKLGQHGGEVQFYLRRTGPSSSESLSSHDRSLPLYRSPDPEPLKRGAPKKALTFNLGPSTSPRSKPKQAHKTLSPRDSPEPRVSAPRAAHLPGPTKEEVFRHVLQQQERLQALEAQLEVLERETQVWERRPGPEPPHSEQALETLEQMLLRSQEELAHEELWEEELRAETERERGMRRRLGELHAKLDDCGRKLLEVTACSDQLERDIQRERLEAPPGHAGPEDSVGVVKAELQSRQKHGSELEVDLLETKKALGKAESLLQAKQEELDELNKELRQCNLQQFIQQTGVLPAQASTRTELHPHLDQVELTLLLHDRAVDNASPPRPTAKQFLGHPRNLQHPLVSSLNPEVLTSRESSWR, from the exons ATGGAGCTGAAGGTATGGGTGGACGGCGTGGTGCGGGTGGTGTGCGGTCTGTCGGAGGAGACGTCCTGTCAGGACGTGGTCATCGCCCTGGCCCAGGCCATAG GTCAGACAGGCCGTTATGTGCTGATCCAGCGGCTGAGGGACACAGAGCGGCAACTCCAGGCCACCGAGCGGCCGCTGGAGTCCCTGGCCAAGCTCGGGCAGCACGGCGGTGAGGTGCAGTTCTACCTACGCCGCACCGGACCCAGCAGCAGCGAGAGCCTGAGCTCGCACGACCGCTCCCTCCCCCTCTATAGGTCCCCCGACCCAGAGCCGCTGAAACGCGGAGCCCCCAAGAAGGCCCTCACCTTCAACCTGGGTCCCTCTACCTCCCCGCGCTCCAAGCCCAAACAGGCTCACAAGACTCTGAGTCCCAGAGACTCACCGGAGCCCAGGGTGTCGGCCCCCCGCGCCGCCCACCTGCCCGGCCCGACGAAAGAAGAGGTGTTCCGGCACGTTCTCCAGCAGCAGGAGCGTCTGCAAGCGCTGGAGGCCCAGCTGGAGGTGCTGGAGCGGGAGACGCAGGTGTGGGAGCGCCGGCCCGGCCCGGAGCCGCCACACTCGGAGCAGGCCTTGGAGACTTTGGAGCAGATGCTGCTGAGGAGCCAGGAGGAGCTGGCGCACGAGGAGCTGTGGGAGGAGGAGCTGAGGGCGGAGACGGAGCGCGAGCGGGGCATGAGGAGGCGGCTCGGGGAGCTGCACGCCAAGCTGGACGACTGCGGCCGCAAGCTGCTCGAGGTGACTGCGTGCTCCGACCAGCTGGAGCGGGACATTCAGAGGGAGAGGCTAGAGGCTCCGCCCGGCCATGCGGGGCCGGAGGACTCGGTGGGTGTGGTCAAGGCAGAGCTTCAGAGTCGGCAGAAACATGGGAGCGAGCTGGAGGTGGATCTTCTGGAGACTAAGAAGGCCCTTGGGAAGGCCGAGTCTCTGCTACAG gctaagCAGGAGGAGCTGGATGAGCTCAATAAGGAGCTGAGGCAATGCAACCTGCAGCAGTTCATCCAGCAAACCGGAGTGCTTCCGGCCCAGGCCTCCACCCGCACagagctccacccacacctggACCAGGTGGAGCTGACGCTGCTTCTGCATGACAGGGCCGTGGACAATG CCTCCCCCCCGCGGCCCACAGCCAAGCAGTTCCTGGGTCACCCTCGCAACCTGCAGCACCCCCTGGTGTCCAGCCTCAACCccgagg TCCTGACATCCAGAGAGTCGTCTTGGAGGTAA